A genomic stretch from Gorilla gorilla gorilla isolate KB3781 chromosome 20, NHGRI_mGorGor1-v2.1_pri, whole genome shotgun sequence includes:
- the UQCR11 gene encoding cytochrome b-c1 complex subunit 10 codes for MVTRFLGPRYRELVKNWIPTAYTWGAVGAVGLVWATDWRLILDWVPYINGKFKKDN; via the exons ATGGTGACCCGGTTCCTGGGCCCACGCTACCGGGAGCTGGTCAAGAACTG GATCCCGACGGCCTACACATGGGGCGCCGTGGGCGCCGTGGGGCTGGTGTGGGCCACCGATTGGCGGCTGATCCTGGACTGGGTACCTTACATCAATGGCAAGTTTAAGAAGGATAATTAA